The Humulus lupulus chromosome 3, drHumLupu1.1, whole genome shotgun sequence genome window below encodes:
- the LOC133823851 gene encoding heavy metal-associated isoprenylated plant protein 8-like has product MCEEIVLKVYMHCNGCKDKVYKCLRCLEGVEEVVVDSENHIVIVRGKRANPIQVLERLRKKYSRNAELISPIPEPENNENNEDEALEDEPQLKVMVLKMNMHCQGCADDIKRDLERMRGVLTADPDMENSLVTVRGIVDESKLVNYIKKRLGKNAEILKQETEEEEQQQQEQQQQEVYCCKISLMRSSNNCSQHCPPHSSAQCLCISNMFSDENPLSCSIM; this is encoded by the exons ATGTGTGAAGAAATAGTTCTGAAAGTATACATGCATTGTAATGGTTGCAAGGACAAAGTATACAAATGCTTGAGATGTTTAGAAG GCGTTGAAGAGGTTGTGGTTGATAGTGAGAACCATATAGTAATAGTAAGAGGCAAAAGGGCTAACCCAATTCAGGTTTTGGAAAGACTTAGAAAGAAATACAGTCGAAATGCTGAGCTCATCTCTCCAATACCAGAACCTGAGAACAATGAAAACAATGAAGATGAAGCTTTAGAAGATGAG CCCCAATTAAAGGTGATGGTGCTAAAAATGAATATGCATTGTCAAGGCTGTGCGGATGATATTAAGAGAGATTTGGAGAGGATGAGAG GAGTTTTGACAGCGGATCCAGATATGGAGAACTCATTGGTGACAGTGAGGGGAATTGTTGATGAATCAAAACTGGTAAATTACATAAAGAAAAGACTAGGAAAAAATGCTGAGATCTTGAAGCAAGAAActgaagaagaagaacaacaacaacaagaacaacaacaacaagaagtCTATTGTTGCAAGATAAGTCTAATGAGGTCAAGCAATAACTGCTCACAACATTGTCCTCCCCACTCCTCTGCTCAGTGCCTTTGCATCAGTAACATGTTTAGTGATGAAAACCCTCTCTCATGTTCCATAATGTga